One Erythrobacter aureus DNA segment encodes these proteins:
- the alr gene encoding alanine racemase — MTELPPPTLRLHIDDAALASNWRALDTLSGKARAGAAVKADCYGLGVDRCVPVLRDAGCRDFFVAHWSEVPAILAHVPADRVAVLHGPSTSDDVEFARATGVRPVIDSLRQATLWTEGGGGPCHLMIDTGINRLGISPGEADAPAIQALNVEVVMSHLACADENSAMNARQLAAFRACLPQVSHKEASLANSAGIALGAEYGFDLTRPGLSLYGGVPRDELADDIRQVVSPQAALIQTREIDAGSTVGYNATFTARRRMKIGVVSLGYADGILRSWAGAYFTQGDRRLPVLGKVSMDMIVLDLSEASELAEGDWVELPYHLPDAARQTTLSQYELLTVLGNRFG, encoded by the coding sequence ATGACCGAACTCCCGCCGCCGACCTTGCGGCTGCATATCGATGACGCCGCGTTGGCGAGCAACTGGCGCGCACTCGACACGCTTTCCGGAAAGGCTCGCGCGGGGGCGGCGGTGAAGGCCGATTGCTATGGCCTGGGCGTGGATCGGTGCGTGCCGGTCCTGCGCGATGCGGGCTGCCGCGATTTCTTCGTCGCGCATTGGAGCGAGGTGCCCGCTATCCTCGCGCATGTTCCGGCCGATCGGGTCGCGGTGCTTCACGGCCCGTCGACATCGGACGATGTGGAGTTTGCCCGCGCTACCGGCGTCCGTCCGGTTATCGACAGCCTGCGGCAGGCCACGCTCTGGACGGAGGGCGGGGGCGGTCCCTGCCACCTGATGATCGATACGGGCATTAATCGCCTCGGCATTTCGCCCGGCGAAGCGGATGCCCCTGCCATTCAGGCGCTCAATGTAGAGGTGGTGATGAGCCACCTGGCCTGCGCCGACGAAAATAGCGCCATGAATGCACGCCAATTGGCAGCATTCCGTGCTTGTCTTCCGCAGGTGTCGCACAAGGAGGCAAGTCTCGCGAACAGCGCGGGGATAGCCTTGGGCGCCGAGTATGGCTTCGATCTGACGCGGCCCGGGCTCTCGCTTTATGGCGGCGTTCCTAGAGACGAGCTTGCCGATGACATAAGGCAGGTGGTCAGCCCGCAAGCCGCGCTGATCCAGACCCGCGAAATCGATGCCGGGTCGACCGTCGGCTACAACGCCACCTTCACCGCACGGCGCAGGATGAAGATCGGGGTCGTCTCGCTCGGCTATGCCGATGGCATTTTACGCAGTTGGGCGGGGGCGTATTTTACGCAAGGAGACAGGCGTCTTCCGGTTCTGGGAAAAGTATCCATGGACATGATCGTCCTCGATCTTTCCGAGGCGTCCGAACTTGCCGAGGGCGACTGGGTCGAACTGCCCTACCATCTGCCCGATGCTGCGCGGCAAACCACTCTATCGCAATATGAATTGCTCACCGTACTCGGCAATCGCTTCGGTTGA
- the phaR gene encoding polyhydroxyalkanoate synthesis repressor PhaR, which produces MAKRTAEGEPIIIKKYANRRLYNTDTSSYITLDDLAKMVRENVDFHVLDAKSGDDITHTILTQIIVEEESHGTQMLPVSFLRDLISMYGNSMQAMMPSYLEASMANLRKNREQLQAAFAKGIESNPLAKMAEANFKMMQNAAEAFIPGRAKSPKADQSDELAQMRKQMAEMQKKLDEISK; this is translated from the coding sequence ATGGCAAAGCGGACCGCCGAGGGCGAACCGATCATCATCAAGAAATACGCCAACCGGCGGCTCTACAATACCGACACCAGCAGCTACATCACGCTGGACGATCTGGCCAAGATGGTTCGCGAGAACGTCGACTTCCACGTGCTCGACGCAAAGTCCGGCGATGATATCACGCATACCATCCTGACGCAGATCATCGTCGAAGAAGAAAGCCACGGCACACAGATGCTGCCCGTCAGCTTTCTGCGCGATCTCATCTCCATGTATGGCAATTCGATGCAGGCGATGATGCCGAGCTATCTCGAGGCGAGCATGGCGAACCTGCGCAAGAATCGCGAGCAGTTGCAGGCAGCCTTCGCCAAGGGAATCGAAAGTAACCCCCTGGCCAAAATGGCCGAAGCCAATTTCAAGATGATGCAGAATGCCGCCGAGGCCTTTATCCCGGGCCGAGCGAAGAGTCCCAAGGCTGACCAGTCCGACGAGTTGGCCCAGATGCGCAAGCAGATGGCCGAAATGCAGAAGAAGCTGGACGAGATCAGCAAATAG
- the proS gene encoding proline--tRNA ligase: MAHIRHALKTKREDDFAAWYQEVISAAEMAEESGVRGCMVIRPWGWGIWERMQRLLDDRIKATGHDNCYFPLFIPLSNFEREAEHVEGFAKEMAVVTHHRLIAGADGGLVPDPEAKLEEPLVVRPTSETIIGDAMARWVQSWRDLPLKLNQWANVVRWEMRTRMFLRTSEFLWQEGHTAHADEAEAKDHTLTMLEVYRAFADEDLALAVIPGEKPENERFPGAVETWSIEAMMQDGKALQAGTSHYLGTNFAKASGIKFQNKEGSESLAHTTSWGVSTRMVGGVIMTHGDDDGLRLPPKIAPQQVVILPMLRDKPEDETLIDYCEALRATLASQIVLGEPLRVLLDTRPGKAAQKRWDYVRKGAPIIVEVGGRDMENGVVSLLRRDRLWDAETGKPAFQNPTRQVAGKAIPDILADMQAALLTEAAERRDANITRGVTDFSEVEKHFAASRYPGWIEVQWSKPTGAALEKVVERLKEHKLTIRNVPMDAAPADGSCIFTGDPAVERILMAKAY, from the coding sequence GTGGCCCACATCCGCCATGCCTTGAAGACCAAGCGCGAAGACGATTTCGCCGCCTGGTACCAGGAAGTTATCAGCGCCGCCGAAATGGCCGAGGAATCGGGCGTGCGCGGTTGCATGGTCATCCGCCCGTGGGGTTGGGGGATCTGGGAGCGGATGCAGCGCCTGCTGGACGACCGGATCAAGGCGACGGGACACGACAACTGCTATTTCCCGCTGTTCATCCCGCTCTCCAATTTCGAGCGCGAAGCCGAGCACGTCGAAGGTTTCGCCAAGGAAATGGCGGTCGTCACCCATCATCGCCTCATCGCTGGCGCGGACGGCGGGTTGGTCCCCGATCCCGAAGCGAAGCTGGAAGAACCGCTGGTCGTTCGCCCCACTTCCGAAACCATCATCGGCGATGCCATGGCGCGCTGGGTGCAAAGCTGGCGCGACCTGCCGTTGAAGCTCAACCAGTGGGCCAATGTCGTGCGCTGGGAAATGCGCACCCGCATGTTCCTGCGCACCAGCGAGTTTCTCTGGCAGGAAGGCCACACCGCCCATGCCGACGAGGCCGAGGCGAAGGACCACACGCTCACCATGCTCGAGGTCTATCGCGCCTTTGCCGACGAGGATCTCGCACTGGCCGTCATTCCGGGCGAGAAGCCCGAGAACGAACGCTTCCCCGGCGCGGTCGAGACCTGGTCGATCGAAGCCATGATGCAGGATGGCAAGGCGTTGCAGGCCGGCACCAGCCATTATCTCGGTACCAATTTCGCCAAGGCCAGCGGCATCAAGTTCCAAAACAAGGAAGGCAGCGAAAGCCTCGCCCATACCACCAGCTGGGGCGTCTCCACCCGGATGGTCGGCGGTGTCATTATGACGCATGGCGATGACGACGGCCTGCGCCTGCCGCCCAAGATCGCACCGCAGCAGGTCGTTATCCTGCCGATGCTGCGCGACAAACCCGAGGACGAGACGCTGATCGACTATTGCGAGGCGCTCCGCGCGACGCTGGCGAGCCAGATTGTGCTCGGCGAGCCGCTGCGCGTGCTGCTCGACACACGCCCCGGCAAGGCGGCGCAGAAGCGCTGGGACTATGTGCGCAAGGGCGCCCCGATCATCGTCGAGGTCGGTGGCCGCGACATGGAGAACGGCGTCGTCAGCCTGCTGCGCCGCGACCGGCTATGGGATGCCGAAACCGGCAAGCCCGCCTTCCAGAACCCGACCCGCCAAGTGGCCGGGAAGGCCATTCCCGATATCCTCGCCGACATGCAGGCCGCGCTGCTGACCGAAGCGGCCGAACGCCGCGATGCCAACATTACGCGCGGCGTCACCGATTTTTCCGAGGTCGAAAAGCACTTCGCGGCCTCGCGTTATCCCGGCTGGATCGAGGTCCAGTGGTCGAAGCCCACAGGTGCGGCGCTTGAGAAGGTCGTCGAGCGGCTCAAGGAGCACAAGCTCACCATTCGCAACGTGCCGATGGATGCCGCGCCTGCCGACGGTAGCTGCATCTTCACCGGAGATCCGGCAGTGGAACGCATCCTTATGGCCAAGGCTTACTAG
- the rnr gene encoding ribonuclease R, protein MTKQNKFRKPQGLPTKDQILEFIQTSDIPAGKREIAKAFGLKGQEKIALKKRLKDMAEEGLIDGKRTAYHRMGGVPKVTVLKIVAIEDGEPVAEPENWAPDNKEKPPRLMVKESKKMAALKRGDRILARNEETERGWRATPIKKLPARTEGLMGVVEKDGSGNYWLAPVDKRVRESAPIGDVGEAKEGELVLAERMGKSARSKVKVVEVVGDPLAPKAFSLIAIAKHGIPHIFPQETIAEAERAVDLPLSPDHREDLRDIPIVAIDPADARDHDDAIWAEPDGKGGYRAIIAIADVSYYVRPGGALDREARKRGNSVYFPDRVVPMLPEVLSADVCSLKQDVDRAAMACHIRIDKDGKVSDWRFTRAIVRLAKNIAYEDAQAAIDAGDAPEYLANLWGAWKLLFKARQARDPLDLELPERQVRLNDEGVIEEIAVRERLDAHRVVEDFMIAANVAAAKALEAKAAPVVYRVHETPSREKLLAFREYLATQGKKFALGQVITPGIFNRMLKDIADPAEKALIMEAVLRSQTQAFYGPQNAGHFGLSLGSYAHFTSPIRRYADLLVHRALVDAYKLEQPEPKIDLPETSGLSDRDKTALHQITDAISQTERRAMEAERDTIDRYVAAWLSGRVGETFDTRITGVQGFGFFATIEKLGGDGLVPVSTLGREYFSYDEKAQKLIGESSGTEYAVGDLLKLKLAEANALTGALKFEVPDSDGSGIEPRGNRVRAKKRTHQKRGPKKPPVKGKGAPRQQHDQGKRGRPGNIRHQGRKKK, encoded by the coding sequence ATGACAAAACAGAACAAATTCCGGAAGCCGCAGGGGCTTCCGACGAAAGACCAGATTCTCGAATTCATCCAGACCTCCGATATCCCCGCTGGCAAGCGTGAAATTGCCAAGGCGTTCGGGCTGAAAGGTCAGGAAAAGATCGCGCTTAAAAAGCGCCTCAAGGACATGGCCGAAGAAGGCCTGATCGACGGCAAGCGCACCGCCTATCACCGGATGGGCGGCGTACCCAAGGTAACCGTGCTCAAGATCGTAGCGATCGAGGATGGCGAACCTGTGGCCGAGCCCGAGAACTGGGCTCCCGACAACAAGGAAAAGCCGCCGCGCCTGATGGTGAAGGAAAGCAAGAAGATGGCCGCGCTCAAACGTGGCGACCGGATTCTTGCGCGCAATGAAGAAACCGAGCGTGGATGGCGCGCGACGCCGATAAAGAAACTGCCCGCGCGCACCGAAGGGCTGATGGGCGTGGTCGAAAAGGATGGCAGCGGCAATTACTGGCTCGCGCCCGTCGACAAGCGCGTACGCGAAAGTGCGCCCATCGGCGATGTGGGCGAGGCGAAGGAAGGCGAGCTGGTGCTGGCCGAGCGCATGGGCAAATCCGCCCGCTCCAAGGTCAAGGTGGTCGAGGTCGTCGGCGACCCGCTCGCTCCCAAGGCCTTCAGCCTGATCGCCATCGCCAAGCACGGTATCCCGCACATCTTCCCGCAAGAAACGATTGCCGAGGCCGAACGTGCGGTCGACCTGCCGCTCTCGCCCGACCACCGCGAGGACCTGCGCGATATCCCCATCGTCGCCATCGACCCCGCCGATGCCCGCGATCACGACGATGCGATCTGGGCCGAGCCGGACGGCAAGGGCGGCTACCGCGCGATTATCGCGATCGCCGATGTCAGCTATTACGTCCGCCCCGGCGGTGCACTCGACCGCGAGGCGAGGAAGCGCGGTAATTCGGTCTATTTCCCCGACCGTGTGGTGCCGATGCTGCCCGAAGTGCTGAGCGCCGACGTTTGCAGCCTCAAACAGGATGTCGACCGCGCGGCGATGGCCTGCCACATCCGTATCGACAAGGACGGCAAGGTCAGCGACTGGCGCTTCACCCGCGCGATCGTGCGGCTCGCAAAGAACATCGCCTACGAGGACGCGCAGGCGGCCATCGATGCCGGCGACGCGCCCGAGTACCTCGCAAACCTGTGGGGCGCGTGGAAACTGCTGTTCAAGGCGCGGCAGGCGCGCGATCCGCTCGATCTCGAATTGCCCGAGCGCCAGGTGCGCCTCAACGACGAGGGTGTGATCGAGGAGATCGCCGTGCGCGAACGGCTCGATGCGCACCGCGTGGTCGAGGATTTCATGATCGCCGCCAATGTCGCCGCGGCCAAGGCGCTGGAAGCCAAGGCCGCGCCGGTCGTCTACCGCGTCCACGAGACGCCGAGCCGCGAGAAGCTGCTCGCCTTCCGCGAATATCTCGCCACGCAGGGCAAGAAGTTCGCGCTGGGCCAGGTTATCACGCCGGGAATCTTCAACCGCATGCTCAAGGACATCGCCGATCCGGCCGAAAAGGCGCTTATCATGGAAGCGGTGCTGCGCAGCCAGACGCAGGCTTTTTACGGGCCGCAGAACGCGGGGCATTTCGGCCTATCGCTCGGCTCTTACGCGCATTTCACCTCGCCGATCCGCCGCTACGCCGACCTTCTCGTCCATCGCGCGCTGGTCGATGCCTATAAGCTGGAACAGCCCGAACCGAAGATAGACCTGCCAGAGACATCGGGCCTTTCGGATCGTGACAAGACCGCGCTGCACCAGATCACCGATGCGATCAGCCAGACCGAGCGCCGCGCGATGGAGGCGGAACGCGACACGATCGATCGCTATGTCGCGGCCTGGCTTTCAGGCCGCGTGGGCGAGACGTTCGATACGCGCATCACAGGCGTTCAGGGCTTCGGCTTTTTCGCCACGATCGAGAAGCTGGGCGGAGACGGCCTTGTCCCGGTCAGCACGCTGGGCCGCGAATATTTCAGCTATGACGAGAAAGCGCAAAAGCTGATCGGCGAAAGCAGCGGGACCGAATATGCCGTGGGCGACCTCCTGAAATTGAAGCTCGCCGAGGCCAATGCGCTGACCGGTGCACTGAAATTCGAAGTGCCCGACAGCGATGGTTCGGGTATCGAACCGCGCGGCAATCGCGTTCGCGCGAAGAAGCGCACACATCAGAAGCGTGGCCCGAAAAAGCCGCCGGTCAAGGGCAAGGGCGCTCCACGCCAGCAGCACGATCAGGGCAAACGCGGGCGGCCGGGGAATATCCGGCACCAAGGGCGCAAGAAGAAGTGA
- a CDS encoding GFA family protein — MAANTEGSCSCGAVRFRVTGPFESFFLCHCRRCRKDTGSAHAANLFSQAAELHWLRGQDTVRTYRVPHTRHRKSFCTICGSSVPNSADDGAGIVVPAGCLDSAIDLLPDAHIFCASRAEWDVRLEDIPHCAALPG; from the coding sequence ATGGCCGCGAACACAGAAGGGTCTTGTAGTTGCGGCGCCGTCCGGTTCCGGGTCACGGGGCCTTTCGAGAGCTTCTTCCTGTGCCATTGTCGGCGCTGCCGCAAGGATACCGGATCGGCCCATGCCGCCAATCTCTTCTCGCAGGCGGCCGAGCTCCACTGGCTTCGCGGGCAGGACACGGTCAGGACCTATCGCGTACCGCACACCCGGCATCGGAAGAGCTTCTGCACGATTTGCGGATCATCGGTCCCCAACAGTGCGGACGACGGGGCGGGGATTGTGGTGCCGGCAGGCTGTCTCGACAGCGCCATCGATCTTCTGCCCGACGCACATATCTTCTGTGCAAGCAGGGCGGAATGGGATGTGCGCCTGGAAGACATCCCGCATTGCGCCGCTCTGCCGGGTTAG
- a CDS encoding universal stress protein, which translates to MRTYLVVMDETEEARQALRFASLRAQKTGGSVHILALVPQQTFNAFGGVQATIEQEARERAEVMANSAAGNIFGEMGKMPTIAVRPGSAADVIRKYIEEHGNIAALVLATSAEGGSGPLVTHFAGSASSLPCPLYLVPGGLSREQIDALA; encoded by the coding sequence ATGCGTACATACCTTGTCGTCATGGACGAGACCGAAGAAGCCAGACAGGCGCTGCGTTTTGCCTCGTTGCGGGCACAGAAAACCGGCGGATCGGTCCATATCCTAGCACTGGTACCGCAGCAGACCTTCAACGCGTTCGGCGGCGTTCAGGCGACGATCGAGCAGGAAGCGCGCGAGCGGGCCGAAGTGATGGCCAATAGCGCGGCGGGAAACATCTTCGGCGAGATGGGCAAGATGCCGACCATCGCCGTACGACCGGGCTCGGCGGCCGACGTTATCCGCAAATATATCGAGGAACACGGCAATATCGCCGCACTGGTTCTGGCGACGAGTGCCGAAGGCGGGTCCGGCCCGCTGGTGACGCATTTCGCGGGAAGTGCGAGCAGCCTGCCCTGCCCGCTCTACCTCGTCCCCGGCGGCCTGAGCCGCGAACAGATCGACGCGCTGGCCTAA
- a CDS encoding pyruvate dehydrogenase complex dihydrolipoamide acetyltransferase, with protein MPTPIKMPALSPTMEEGTLAKWLVKPGDTVNAGDIMAEIETDKATMEFEAVDEGTIASIAVEEGTEGVKVGTVIAMLAEEGEDVDEAAAAAPPGDSPAKEPTETKEEEKGVVPAKAGTANGSAQPKATPASAGVTDKDRIIASPLAKRIAEQKGIDLSGVKGSGPNGRIVKADVESATAGAAPAKEAATPAPSAPAKPATLGGDLDAPYEAQKLNNVRKVIAKRLTEAKQTIPHIYLTVDVRLDALLDLRKQLNASLEADGVKLSVNDLLIKALARALQRVPACNVSFQGDELFQYAREDISVAVAAPSGLITPIIRDAGRKGLAQISTEMKELAGKARDGKLQPHEFQGGTASLSNLGMFGTKQFDAVINPPQAMILAVGAGEQRPHVIDGALGVATVMSATGSFDHRAIDGADGAQLMEAFQQLVENPMGLVV; from the coding sequence ATGCCCACGCCGATCAAGATGCCCGCCCTGTCGCCCACCATGGAGGAGGGCACGCTCGCCAAATGGCTGGTAAAGCCGGGGGATACGGTCAATGCCGGCGACATCATGGCCGAGATCGAAACCGACAAGGCGACGATGGAATTCGAAGCCGTGGACGAAGGCACGATCGCCAGCATCGCGGTGGAGGAAGGGACCGAGGGCGTGAAGGTCGGCACGGTTATCGCCATGCTTGCCGAGGAGGGCGAGGATGTGGACGAGGCCGCTGCGGCGGCGCCTCCGGGCGATTCTCCTGCTAAAGAGCCCACCGAAACCAAGGAAGAAGAAAAGGGCGTCGTCCCAGCGAAAGCTGGGACCGCTAACGGCTCCGCTCAACCGAAAGCGACCCCAGCGTCCGCTGGGGTGACGGACAAGGACCGTATCATCGCCTCGCCGCTAGCCAAGCGGATCGCCGAGCAGAAGGGTATCGATCTTTCGGGCGTGAAGGGCAGCGGCCCGAACGGCCGTATCGTGAAAGCAGACGTCGAGAGTGCGACGGCCGGTGCCGCGCCCGCCAAGGAAGCCGCCACACCTGCGCCCAGCGCTCCGGCAAAACCCGCGACGCTCGGCGGCGATCTCGACGCGCCTTACGAAGCGCAAAAGCTCAACAATGTCCGCAAGGTCATCGCCAAGCGCCTCACCGAGGCGAAGCAGACCATCCCGCACATCTACCTCACCGTGGACGTGAGGCTCGATGCGCTGCTCGACCTGCGCAAACAATTGAACGCCTCGCTGGAGGCGGACGGCGTGAAGCTGTCGGTCAACGATCTGCTCATCAAGGCGCTCGCCCGCGCGCTACAGCGTGTTCCGGCCTGCAATGTCAGCTTCCAGGGCGACGAGCTGTTCCAGTATGCGCGCGAGGATATCTCGGTCGCGGTCGCCGCGCCTTCGGGCCTGATCACGCCGATCATTCGCGATGCGGGCCGCAAGGGCCTCGCCCAGATCAGCACCGAGATGAAGGAACTTGCGGGCAAGGCGCGCGACGGCAAGCTGCAGCCGCATGAATTCCAGGGCGGCACCGCGTCGCTCTCCAACCTCGGCATGTTCGGCACCAAGCAGTTCGACGCGGTGATCAACCCGCCGCAGGCGATGATCCTCGCGGTCGGCGCAGGCGAGCAGCGTCCGCATGTGATCGACGGCGCACTCGGCGTCGCCACCGTGATGAGCGCCACCGGCAGCTTCGACCACCGCGCCATCGACGGCGCCGACGGCGCGCAGTTGATGGAAGCTTTCCAGCAACTGGTCGAGAACCCGATGGGGCTGGTGGTGTGA
- a CDS encoding endonuclease domain-containing protein: protein MRREPTEAERRLWSIFRAGRIAGAKFKRQEQIGDYIVDFVCFKARLIVEADGSQHIDSDADKARDAWLISQGFRILRFWNNDILQDSDAVAAAILEAVKSSA from the coding sequence ATGCGCCGCGAGCCGACCGAGGCCGAACGTCGCTTATGGTCGATCTTCCGCGCAGGTCGAATAGCCGGTGCGAAATTCAAGCGCCAAGAACAGATTGGCGATTACATTGTGGATTTCGTCTGCTTCAAGGCGCGGCTGATCGTCGAAGCGGATGGCTCACAGCACATCGATAGCGACGCGGACAAGGCCCGCGATGCCTGGCTCATCTCGCAAGGATTTCGAATTCTTCGGTTTTGGAACAATGATATACTGCAGGATAGCGACGCGGTCGCTGCTGCGATTCTGGAAGCGGTAAAATCCAGTGCCTGA
- a CDS encoding acyl-CoA thioesterase, translating into MPTDLNPYGGVFGGWLMSQMALGAGSLASREGKGKAVVVSATDFAFPGAMQVGDELSVYCEIAATGNTSLTIAAEAIARERNGEAETKVAQGTFKFVLLDDDDRPRAVAERWA; encoded by the coding sequence ATGCCGACCGACCTCAACCCCTATGGCGGGGTGTTCGGCGGGTGGCTGATGAGCCAGATGGCGCTCGGCGCCGGTTCGCTCGCGAGCCGTGAGGGCAAGGGCAAGGCGGTGGTCGTCTCGGCAACCGATTTCGCCTTCCCCGGTGCGATGCAGGTGGGGGACGAATTGTCGGTCTATTGCGAGATCGCCGCAACCGGGAACACCTCGCTCACCATCGCCGCCGAAGCCATCGCCCGCGAGCGTAATGGCGAGGCTGAGACCAAGGTGGCGCAGGGCACGTTCAAGTTCGTCTTGCTCGACGATGACGATCGCCCGCGCGCGGTGGCGGAGCGGTGGGCATGA
- the lpdA gene encoding dihydrolipoyl dehydrogenase, which yields MADKYDVIVLGSGPGGYVAAIRCAQLGLKTAIVERELLGGICLNWGCIPTKALLRSAEILHYAQHAKDYGLKIAGKIEADLEAVVKRSRGVAKQLNQGVTHLMKKNKITVHMGEGTLTGPTSLTVKGEKGEEKLSAKHVIVATGARARDLPFAPADGKRVWTYRHAMTPPEMPKKLLVIGSGAIGIEFASFYNDMGCEVTVVEMLDRIVPVEDKDVSAFLEKSLTKQGMTIMTGAGVEDLKVSDKGVKAKINPGSKSGAPGKAVETEFTHCIVAIGIVPNTENVGLEKLVEMDRGFIQIDDYGRTKSKGLWAIGDCTPGPWLAHKASHEGVTTAEAIAKELGNTDVHPHPLDRGNIPGCTYCHPQIASVGMTEAKAKEAGHEVKAGTFPFIGNGKAIALGEADGFVKTVFDAKTGELLGAHMVGAEVTEMIQGFVVGKTLETTEAELMRTVFPHPTISESMHESVLASYGRALHI from the coding sequence ATGGCTGACAAATACGACGTCATCGTTCTCGGTTCCGGGCCTGGCGGATATGTCGCGGCGATCCGCTGCGCGCAGCTGGGGCTGAAAACCGCCATTGTCGAGCGCGAGCTGCTCGGCGGCATTTGTCTCAACTGGGGTTGCATCCCGACCAAGGCGCTGCTGCGCAGTGCCGAAATCCTGCACTACGCCCAGCACGCCAAGGACTATGGCCTCAAGATCGCGGGCAAGATCGAAGCCGATCTCGAAGCTGTCGTGAAGCGCAGCCGGGGGGTGGCCAAGCAACTCAATCAGGGCGTCACGCACCTGATGAAGAAGAACAAGATCACGGTGCATATGGGCGAAGGGACGCTGACCGGCCCCACCAGCCTCACCGTGAAGGGCGAGAAGGGCGAGGAGAAGCTCAGCGCCAAGCACGTGATCGTCGCCACCGGCGCGCGCGCCCGCGACCTGCCCTTCGCCCCGGCCGACGGTAAGCGCGTGTGGACCTATCGCCATGCGATGACCCCGCCCGAAATGCCGAAGAAGCTGCTCGTCATCGGCTCGGGCGCGATCGGGATCGAGTTCGCCAGCTTCTACAACGATATGGGCTGCGAGGTGACCGTGGTGGAAATGCTCGACCGGATCGTGCCGGTGGAAGACAAGGACGTTTCCGCCTTCCTCGAGAAGAGCCTGACCAAGCAGGGCATGACCATCATGACCGGCGCCGGGGTCGAGGACCTGAAAGTCTCAGACAAGGGCGTGAAGGCCAAGATCAACCCCGGATCGAAGTCCGGGGCTCCGGGCAAAGCGGTCGAGACCGAGTTCACGCACTGCATCGTGGCCATCGGCATCGTGCCGAACACTGAGAACGTGGGGCTGGAAAAGCTGGTCGAAATGGACCGCGGCTTCATCCAGATCGACGACTATGGGCGCACCAAGTCGAAGGGCCTCTGGGCCATCGGCGACTGCACGCCCGGCCCCTGGCTGGCGCACAAGGCGAGTCATGAGGGTGTGACGACCGCCGAGGCAATCGCCAAGGAACTCGGCAACACAGACGTTCACCCGCATCCTCTCGACCGGGGCAACATCCCGGGCTGCACCTATTGTCACCCGCAAATCGCGTCGGTCGGAATGACCGAGGCCAAGGCCAAGGAAGCGGGCCATGAAGTGAAGGCGGGCACATTCCCCTTCATCGGCAATGGCAAGGCCATCGCCCTCGGCGAAGCGGACGGCTTCGTGAAGACGGTGTTCGATGCGAAGACGGGCGAGCTGCTGGGCGCGCATATGGTCGGCGCCGAAGTGACCGAGATGATCCAGGGCTTCGTCGTCGGCAAGACGCTCGAGACGACCGAAGCGGAACTGATGCGGACTGTCTTCCCGCACCCGACGATCAGCGAGAGCATGCATGAAAGCGTGCTTGCGAGCTACGGTCGGGCGCTGCATATCTGA